One region of Miscanthus floridulus cultivar M001 chromosome 19, ASM1932011v1, whole genome shotgun sequence genomic DNA includes:
- the LOC136525988 gene encoding protein FAR1-RELATED SEQUENCE 5-like: MFITTSRIYEPPQDDADDHRNEESEAVPEFANEENMVHEERQDEQGSEGEQDTVGNMTKQHLVASEEQVEEELRAIQIESQSIMAAKRLSHEHASRHVPQLGMKFKTTEDAYSFYNDYAFIVGFSLVKWHTYKCQDTKDHNYGQVTRVTYKCNLSGKRKEDDSTGVSGVRSTRNNKRKISVLGVQSARKNKRKISGTPPTPNPVPNKRKTSTLVPTECPTELVVTLQNGEWTITRLNLEHNHAFASKDQKNKLFSYIRMTEMEKELIATFNKVNLPDRKIMVVLSYIRGDVTPYNKKHISNEKTKINKATSGNDMQQVYDWFSKKQAEDPMFFYKFSIDENNKVKNIFWSNGTSRRYYEEFGDCISFDTTYNTNKYSLKFAPIVGITSHGDNCLFGCAFIMDETTETFEWLFQTMLTCMGGKHPKTIITEQDLAMKAGIRNVLLDTIHQNCFFHIVKKAQEKGGRIFSLERNKKLHDNLFDILRNSLTETEFECLYKKLPQTYDVGGFRYLDDMWFNRENFVPCYFKKHFFPFNNSTARSEGTNALFKLDVTPRYSIMRFMNEFQRISDTTEMNQVEQDFETRSTPWLSIAYEFERQATRLYNRKIFFKFQKELILARKYEAQELHKDKVYAVLKSEYHRQFEFRTRRYIEGITSRHAKKSIFLLCLKKQRKGNQEMLTTPINSSSVSAASKPKKGKVKN, encoded by the exons ATGTTCATCACTACCAGTAGAATCTATGAGCCACCACAAGATGATGCAGACGACCATCGAAATGAAGAATCAGAAGCAgtaccagagtttgcaaatgaagaAAACATGGTACATGAGGAAAGACAAGATGAACAAGGCAGTGAAGGGGAGCAAGATACAGTGGGCAACATGACAAAACAACATCTAGTAGCAAGTGAAGAACAAGTTGAAGAAGAGCTCAGGGCAATTCAGATTGAAAGCCAAAGTATTATGGCAGCTAAGCGTTTGTCTCACGAACATGCTAGCAGGCATGTTCCTCAGCTAGGCATGAAATTCAAAACAACAGAAGATGCGTATAGTTTCTACAATGACTACGCATTTATAGTCGGGTTTTCATTGGTCAAATGGCACACATACAAGTGCCAAGACACGAAAGATCACAACTATGGCCAGGTAACAAGGGTCACATACAAGTGTAACTTGTCTGGTAAGAGAAAGGAGGATGATAGCACTGGTGTTTCAGGAGTACGAAGCACAAGAAACAACAAAAGGAAGATTTCTGTTTTAGGAGTCCAAAGCGCAAGAAAGAACAAAAGGAAGATTTCTGGTACACCGCCAACACCTAATCCTGTGCCAAACAAAAGGAAAACAAGTACGCTTGTACCAACTGAGTGCCCCACTGAACTTGTTGTCACACTACAGAATGGAGAATGGACAATAACCAGGTTGAATCTTGAGCACAATCATGCGTTTGCAAGCAAGGATCAGAAGAATAAACTGTTTTCATATATTAGGATGACTGAAATGGAGAAGGAACTTATTGCAACATTCAACAAAGTGAACCTACCAGATAGGAAGATTATGGTAGTCCTATCTTATATAAGAGGGGATGTCACTCCATACAACAAGAAACATATCAGCAATGAGAAGACAAAGATAAATAAGGCAACATCGGGTAATGACATGCAACAAGTGTATGACTGGTTCTCTAAGAAACAGGCTGAGGACCCAATGTTCTTCTACAAGTTTTCCATAGATGAAAACAATAAAGTGAAAAACATTTTCTGGTCCAATGGTACAAGCAGAAGGTACTATGAGGAATTTGGAGATTGCATCAGTTTTGATACAACCTACAACACAAACAAGTACTCCCTCAAGTTTGCACCAATTGTTGGTATTACAAGTCATGGGGACAATTGCCTGTTTGGCTGCGCTTTCATAATGGATGAAACTACAGAAACTTTTGAGTGGTTGTTTCAGACAATGCTGACTTGTATGGGAGGAAAGCACCCTAAAACTATAATCACTGAACAGGACCTAGCAATGAAGGCTGGTATCAGAAATGTTCTACTGGACACTATTCATCAGAACTGCTTCTTCCACATTGTGAAGAAAGCTCAGGAGAAAGGTGGCAGGATATTTTCATTGGAAAGGAACAAGAAGCTGCATGACAATCTCTTTGACATTCTTAGGAACTCATTGACCGAAACAGAGTTTGAGTGCTTGTACAAGAAGTTGCCACAAACATATGATGTCGGTGGCTTCAGATACCTTGATGACATGTGGTTTAATAGGGAAAATTTTGTTCCATGTTACTTCAAGAAGCATTTCTTCCCTTTCAATAACTCTACAGCGAGAAGTGAAGGCACAAATGCATTATTCAAACTGGATGTTACACCAAGGTATAGTATTATGAGATTTATGAATGAGTTCCAAAGAATTTCAGATACAACAGAAATGAATCAAGTAGAACAGGACTTTGAAACCAGATCAACGCCTTGGTTGAGTATAGCATATGAGTTCGAAAGGCAGGCTACAAGGCTGTACAACAGAAAGATATTCTTCAAGTTTCAAAAGGAGCTCATATTGGCAAGAAAGTATGAGGCTCAAGAACTCCATAAAGATAAAGTTTATGCAGTGTTAAAATCAGAGTACCACAGGCAGTTTGAGTTCAGAACAAGGAGATACATT GAGGGCATAACATCAAGACATGCCAAAAAAAGCATCTTCCTCCTGTGcctaaaaaaacaaagaaaaggaaATCAG GAGATGTTAACAACACCAATAAATAGTAGCAGTGTAAGTGCAGCAAGCAAACCAAAGAAGGGGAAAGTCAAGAATTGA